In a single window of the Pseudodesulfovibrio profundus genome:
- a CDS encoding mechanosensitive ion channel family protein, whose amino-acid sequence MQELLANPYFVKALKSVIVVVIVFLLSRVAMLLTRKRGKRTSEAPFIIKYTGFFLFGVSMIIIWLEGIGPMLTALTIVAAALTIVSKEMILNFLGSFVIFWRELFAIGDRVQMNDHTGDVIDKGLFYFTLLESGSAASTGHSTGRLIKIPNSLVMTVPIINATRGSGYVWNEVKFLVTRKSDWEKGRERLLAIVEEYLESSRVDLERVKATFEQKNVYFTTLRPKVYIGVESGNILLTVRYICRSRLIRESEDYITVRFLRCHEEGIIQLADTIA is encoded by the coding sequence ATGCAAGAACTACTGGCTAATCCATATTTTGTTAAAGCGTTGAAGAGCGTCATCGTCGTGGTGATCGTTTTCTTGCTCAGTCGAGTGGCCATGCTGCTTACCCGTAAAAGGGGAAAGCGGACTTCCGAAGCGCCTTTCATCATCAAATATACCGGTTTTTTCCTTTTCGGCGTTTCCATGATCATCATCTGGCTGGAAGGGATCGGGCCGATGTTGACGGCCTTGACCATTGTCGCGGCTGCCCTGACCATTGTTTCCAAAGAGATGATTCTGAATTTCCTTGGTTCGTTTGTCATTTTCTGGCGTGAACTGTTTGCCATTGGCGACAGGGTGCAGATGAACGATCACACTGGAGATGTGATTGATAAGGGATTGTTTTATTTCACGCTCCTTGAGTCGGGGAGTGCCGCTTCCACCGGGCACAGCACCGGAAGGCTCATCAAAATACCCAACTCCCTTGTCATGACGGTGCCTATCATCAATGCCACGCGCGGGTCTGGTTACGTCTGGAACGAGGTAAAATTCCTGGTGACGCGCAAGTCCGACTGGGAAAAGGGCAGGGAACGCCTGCTGGCAATCGTTGAAGAGTACCTCGAAAGCAGCCGTGTCGATCTTGAGCGGGTAAAGGCCACGTTTGAGCAGAAAAACGTGTATTTTACCACTCTCCGCCCCAAGGTGTATATAGGTGTCGAATCAGGAAATATTCTTCTGACCGTTCGATACATCTGCCGTTCACGCCTCATACGCGAGAGTGAAGACTATATCACTGTGCGTTTCCTTCGTTGTCACGAGGAAGGCATTATCCAGTTGGCCGATACAATCGCATAG
- the corA gene encoding magnesium/cobalt transporter CorA gives MFDFLQWTGFKRDVPPGTLIYAGEEKNFSPSISGYAYDEQGMVELSIENTEDIETQPGRTLFIHVQGVHKPALIKEFGHAFQFPPLALEDVMNTGQRPKQDWLDDETGFIVVKNVSIEDDELHNEQVSLFWRDDFVIVFSENQTDMFDGILSRIRKGKGRIRKGGTTYLVTAILDAIVDKHLSALGKLGEAAERLEADLLEKTTDDLLNQLYRIKRETILLRNTLVPVQDIFKKLLAEESETNEITLAYLRDVADHHMQAVEGTVALHDILKSMIDYQISLIGIRTNSVMQFLTIIATIFIPLTFIAGIYGMNFQYMPELQWRYGYFICIAVMAVLGISMFIYFIRKKML, from the coding sequence ATGTTCGACTTTCTACAATGGACAGGTTTCAAACGGGACGTTCCTCCGGGAACATTGATATATGCTGGAGAGGAAAAAAACTTTTCTCCAAGTATATCCGGCTATGCCTATGATGAGCAGGGTATGGTGGAACTGTCGATAGAAAATACGGAAGATATCGAGACCCAGCCAGGACGAACGCTCTTTATCCACGTGCAGGGCGTGCATAAACCGGCCTTGATCAAGGAGTTCGGACACGCATTCCAGTTCCCTCCCCTTGCACTGGAGGATGTCATGAATACCGGCCAGCGCCCCAAGCAGGACTGGCTGGATGACGAAACCGGTTTTATCGTGGTCAAGAACGTGAGTATCGAAGACGATGAACTTCACAATGAGCAGGTAAGCCTGTTCTGGCGTGATGATTTTGTCATTGTCTTTTCGGAAAATCAGACAGACATGTTCGATGGCATTCTCAGCCGTATACGCAAAGGCAAAGGACGCATCCGCAAAGGCGGCACCACCTATCTGGTGACAGCCATTCTTGATGCCATAGTCGACAAGCATCTTTCAGCACTTGGTAAACTCGGAGAGGCTGCCGAGCGACTCGAAGCCGACCTTCTGGAAAAGACAACCGACGACCTGCTCAACCAGTTGTACCGAATCAAACGCGAAACCATTCTGCTCCGCAACACACTCGTCCCCGTGCAGGACATCTTCAAAAAGTTATTGGCGGAAGAATCGGAAACAAACGAGATAACTCTGGCGTATCTCCGAGATGTCGCAGACCATCATATGCAGGCCGTAGAAGGCACTGTGGCCCTGCATGACATACTCAAATCCATGATCGACTATCAGATTTCGCTGATCGGCATCCGTACCAACAGCGTGATGCAGTTTCTCACCATCATAGCGACCATATTCATTCCACTGACCTTCATAGCCGGCATATATGGCATGAACTTCCAATACATGCCCGAGTTGCAATGGCGATACGGCTACTTCATCTGCATAGCGGTCATGGCAGTGCTCGGAATTTCCATGTTCATTTATTTCATCAGGAAAAAGATGTTGTAA
- a CDS encoding ABC transporter substrate-binding protein, with the protein MKIIFLLANRLTLSILCGFVLLFGASAHAHDVNIKKVVTTSPSWDTFTNRDGTGLYHEIMQKVFSLHGITVEHLYSKSGRSEKLVADNQADIMMCDDKPYPSLVMGRYPMYQNDFYVFYKKERIGPWRGVETLRDREVLSQATYYDHENFNVPVTVKDVQTGEQALKIIVWDRSDFYVDDMTLIRQSMKSSTISFQPEEYAINKVGSRSYFPLFNTSARGKRLQEVYAKGIYTLHKRGELKPIYDKWGYKYPDFEAF; encoded by the coding sequence ATGAAGATTATATTCTTGTTAGCGAACAGGCTGACTTTAAGTATTCTATGTGGGTTTGTTCTTTTGTTTGGCGCCTCAGCCCATGCGCATGATGTAAATATCAAGAAGGTCGTCACCACCAGTCCCTCCTGGGATACGTTCACCAATCGGGATGGCACCGGTCTCTACCATGAAATAATGCAAAAAGTGTTTTCCCTCCACGGGATAACCGTTGAACACCTGTACTCGAAATCCGGCCGGTCGGAAAAGTTGGTTGCCGACAATCAGGCCGACATCATGATGTGTGATGACAAGCCGTATCCTTCCCTGGTTATGGGGCGATACCCCATGTACCAGAACGATTTTTATGTCTTTTACAAAAAAGAACGCATTGGTCCCTGGCGTGGCGTGGAAACGCTGCGGGACAGGGAAGTGCTGAGTCAGGCCACGTATTACGATCATGAGAATTTTAATGTCCCCGTGACTGTGAAGGATGTTCAGACAGGGGAGCAGGCATTGAAGATAATTGTCTGGGATCGGTCGGATTTTTACGTTGATGACATGACGCTCATCAGGCAGTCCATGAAGAGTAGTACAATATCATTTCAGCCAGAAGAGTACGCTATCAACAAGGTGGGCAGTCGCTCTTACTTCCCTTTGTTCAATACTTCTGCTCGGGGCAAGCGCCTGCAGGAAGTGTATGCTAAAGGCATATACACCCTTCACAAACGAGGGGAGCTCAAGCCCATCTACGATAAGTGGGGGTACAAATATCCCGACTTTGAAGCTTTTTGA